From Lycium ferocissimum isolate CSIRO_LF1 chromosome 12, AGI_CSIRO_Lferr_CH_V1, whole genome shotgun sequence, one genomic window encodes:
- the LOC132039979 gene encoding heptahelical transmembrane protein 2, whose translation MKRRGKKNVLRHRDGEGVDSTDQVNNIITRKNHDDQELLDTRKKLVKYEALPEYLQDNEFIRDYYRCEWPLKDIVLSLFSWHNETLNIWTHLGGFVIFVTLTVMSLTEKTTTVENLFAGVFRTTGDGQWMNMKKNGSADFFLDSYARQMSNPSLLDINGDGYEVAIWPWFIFLGGAMCCLIFSTLSHLFACHSLRYNLFFWRLDYAGISLMIVCSFFCPIYYIFCNQPYWCLFYLSTITIFGVLAIITLLSPALSSGRFRSFRATLFLAMGFSGLIPATHALFLHFGHPQVLVALGYEIIMGILYAIGAVFYMTRFPERCKPGAFDLVGHSHQIFHAFVVAAALVHCVASLLIMDWRRGWPPCNAGTLG comes from the exons ATGAAACGAAGAGGAAAGAAGAATGTTTTGAGACACAGAGATGGTGAAGGAGTTGATTCAACAGATCaagtaaataatataattactaGAAAAAATCATGATGATCAAGAATTATTGgatacaagaaaaaaattggtgaAATATGAAGCATTACCTGAATATCTTCAGGATAATGAATTTATAAGAGATTATTATCGTTGTGAATGGCCTTTGAAGGATATTGTTCTTAGCTTGTTTTCATGGCACAATGAGACACTCAATATTTGGac gCATTTGGGAGGATTTGTAATATTTGTGACATTGACGGTGATGAGCTTAACGGAGAAGACAACAACAGTGGAGAATTTGTTTGCTGGCGTATTTAG AACGACAGGTGATGGACAGTGGATgaatatgaagaaaaatggCTCAGCTGATTTTTTTCTg GATTCTTATGCCAGGCAGATGTCAAATCCATCATTGCTAGACATAAATGGAGATGGTTATGAAGTTGCTATATGGCCTTGGTTTATTTTCTTAGGAGGAGCTATGTGTTGTTTGATTTTCAGCACTCTTTCCCACTTATTTGCTTGTCACTCACTTAGATATAACCTCTTTTTCTGGAGACTAGATTATGCTGGCATTTCACTCATGATAGTCTGTTCTTTCTTTTGCCCcatttactatatcttctgtaATCAACCATACTGGTGTCTCTTTTACCTATCCACCATTACTATATTTGGTGTACTTGCCATTATCACCCTCCTTTCACCGGCTCTCTCCTCCGGTCGTTTTCGTTCCTTTAGGGCTACTCTCTTTCTTGCTATGGGTTTCTCAGGACTTATCCCAGCTACACATGCACTTTTCCTACACTTTGGTCATCCACAAGTACTTGTGGCTCTAGGGTATGAGATAATCATGGGGATTTTGTATGCTATCGGAGCGGTATTTTACATGACAAGATTTCCAGAGAGATGCAAACCTGGTGCATTTGACCTTGTAGGACACAGCCATCAAATCTTCCATGCGTTCGTCGTTGCAGCAGCACTTGTGCATTGTGTTGCTTCCCTCCTTATTATGGATTGGCGACGAGGATGGCCACCCTGCAATGCAGGTACTCTCGGGTAG